One region of Polynucleobacter sp. MWH-Aus1W21 genomic DNA includes:
- a CDS encoding integrase, whose protein sequence is MSTGQADLEEAKHTSIALYEQTMAKISQELSLKSKSFKQLAEEDLVAMDIANKEGNGKAIFKDYRFVLNKYLIPFFGKFQLKEITSELVKDFESWRLSQMGRDPQASTKRTHATTYNRVIALAREQNLIVDTYRVPLLDPHGSPSQARPAFSKEEIAQLLAYMPSWENVGRSSRTKEMRQLCRSYVEFLLYTGARPGTELKPMRWKHLQWHWIGDQRYLKVWLSGKTGPRYLIAKHLVVDCLERLIAWHQLPYKDLNAVIEARLDRLIFTFPRGVQPYNFNPQFENLLKECNLLKDVAGRNRSLYSLRHTYATFALAEGVDIHTLARQMGTSTLMIERHYSKLTPMMAAAKLA, encoded by the coding sequence ATGAGCACTGGCCAGGCGGATCTTGAGGAGGCCAAGCATACCTCTATAGCACTCTATGAGCAGACCATGGCTAAGATAAGCCAGGAATTAAGCCTCAAATCCAAGTCATTTAAGCAGTTGGCTGAAGAAGACCTCGTGGCAATGGATATTGCCAATAAAGAAGGTAATGGAAAAGCTATCTTTAAGGATTACAGGTTTGTTCTCAATAAATACCTCATCCCATTTTTTGGAAAATTCCAGCTAAAGGAAATTACTTCAGAGCTGGTTAAGGATTTTGAATCTTGGCGCTTATCCCAGATGGGTAGAGATCCCCAGGCAAGCACTAAGCGCACCCATGCAACGACCTATAACCGAGTCATTGCCTTGGCTAGAGAGCAAAACTTGATTGTAGATACATACCGGGTACCTTTATTAGATCCTCATGGCTCCCCCAGTCAAGCAAGACCCGCCTTTAGTAAGGAAGAGATCGCTCAATTATTGGCCTATATGCCTAGCTGGGAAAACGTCGGCAGATCATCGCGCACCAAGGAGATGAGACAGCTCTGTCGCTCTTATGTGGAATTCTTACTCTATACGGGAGCAAGGCCTGGAACCGAGCTCAAACCCATGCGCTGGAAACATCTTCAATGGCATTGGATTGGCGATCAACGCTATCTCAAGGTTTGGCTTTCCGGTAAAACAGGACCTCGATATTTAATTGCTAAACATTTGGTAGTGGATTGCTTGGAAAGATTAATTGCTTGGCATCAATTGCCGTATAAAGATCTAAATGCCGTCATAGAGGCCAGGTTAGATCGTCTGATATTTACTTTCCCAAGAGGGGTTCAGCCTTATAACTTTAATCCTCAGTTTGAGAATCTCTTAAAAGAATGCAATTTGCTTAAAGATGTAGCGGGGCGAAATCGTAGTCTTTATAGTCTTCGCCATACCTATGCCACATTTGCACTAGCTGAGGGGGTTGATATACACACCCTAGCTAGGCAAATGGGTACCTCGACATTAATGATTGAGCGTCATTACTCAAAACTGACCCCAATGATGGCAGCCGCGAAGTTGGCTTAA
- a CDS encoding DUF2789 family protein: protein MEKSFHPFSELFLQLGLPSDGNSIKAFIDRHAPLDEAIELADAPLWTPSQARLLRDELLLDADWAEIVDQLNKALR, encoded by the coding sequence ATGGAAAAGTCATTTCATCCATTCTCTGAGTTATTCCTTCAATTAGGACTACCTTCTGATGGTAATAGTATTAAGGCATTCATTGATCGGCATGCTCCTTTAGATGAAGCGATTGAATTAGCGGATGCACCATTGTGGACACCATCTCAAGCAAGGCTTCTTCGTGATGAGTTGCTTTTAGATGCTGATTGGGCCGAGATTGTGGATCAGTTAAATAAAGCCTTACGTTAA